The following are encoded in a window of Mycobacterium decipiens genomic DNA:
- a CDS encoding PE domain-containing protein, with amino-acid sequence MSFVLVARDMLEAAAADVARIGSAVHASNVAAAIPTTEVAAAAADEVSGAVAALFGAHAQQYQAAAAQVTTYHEQFVRGLSSAAASYAGTEATFVTSLQGSLGAVNASVAHGFQTSVYGPIHTAGQAWLESPFGEVLNPIINAPTNVLFGRDLIGNGVTGTAVAPTGGAGGFLLGDGGAGYTPTGGSSAVGGTGGSAGLIGNGGIGGAGFAGGAGGMGGTGGWLMGNGGMGGAGDVGGNGGTGGQALLFGNGGLGGPGGIGGVDGAVGRGGWFIGTGATASIGTGGNGQSIVIDFVRHGQTPGNVAGLIDTAVPGPGLTALGQQQAQAIANALAPQGPFAGIFESQLIRTQQTAAHLEALTGLTAQVLPGLNEINAGIFEDLPQISPAGLLYLVGPVAWTLGLPIVPMLAPGSTDVNGIVFNRAFTGAVQTIYDGALANPVVAADGNITSVAYSSAFTIGVGTMMNVDNPNPLLLLTHPLPNTGTAVVQGNPTGGWTLVSWDGIPVGPANLPTALFVDVRNLITAPQYAAYDIWESLFTGDPATVVNAIRDGVDQVGAATVQFPFAVTQDLVDAVHGSSLGAFSTGLPSLIP; translated from the coding sequence ATGTCATTTGTGCTCGTGGCGCGCGACATGTTGGAGGCGGCCGCGGCGGATGTAGCGCGGATCGGTTCGGCAGTGCATGCCAGCAACGTGGCCGCAGCCATTCCGACGACCGAGGTGGCAGCGGCGGCCGCCGATGAGGTGTCGGGGGCCGTTGCGGCGCTGTTCGGCGCCCATGCCCAGCAGTATCAGGCGGCGGCGGCGCAGGTGACGACCTATCACGAGCAGTTTGTGCGCGGATTGAGCTCGGCGGCGGCATCGTATGCGGGTACCGAGGCGACCTTCGTCACATCCCTACAGGGGTCGCTGGGCGCGGTGAATGCGTCGGTTGCCCACGGGTTCCAAACGTCGGTTTATGGCCCGATACACACGGCCGGTCAGGCATGGCTTGAGAGCCCGTTCGGCGAGGTGCTCAACCCGATTATCAATGCGCCGACAAACGTGCTGTTCGGGCGCGATCTGATCGGCAACGGTGTCACCGGAACGGCCGTCGCCCCCACCGGCGGCGCCGGCGGATTCCTGCTCGGTGACGGCGGCGCCGGCTATACGCCAACCGGCGGTTCCTCAGCGGTGGGCGGCACCGGCGGGAGTGCCGGGTTGATCGGCAATGGTGGCATCGGTGGCGCTGGTTTTGCCGGCGGGGCGGGCGGCATGGGTGGCACCGGCGGCTGGTTGATGGGCAACGGCGGGATGGGCGGCGCGGGCGATGTCGGCGGTAACGGCGGCACCGGCGGCCAGGCGTTGTTGTTCGGCAACGGCGGCCTGGGTGGGCCCGGCGGCATTGGCGGGGTCGATGGGGCCGTCGGTCGTGGCGGATGGTTCATTGGTACCGGCGCCACGGCCTCGATCGGTACCGGCGGCAATGGGCAGTCGATCGTCATCGACTTCGTGCGACACGGGCAGACGCCGGGCAACGTTGCAGGCTTGATCGACACGGCGGTGCCCGGCCCTGGACTCACCGCGCTGGGCCAGCAACAGGCGCAGGCCATCGCCAACGCGCTCGCGCCGCAGGGCCCCTTCGCCGGGATCTTCGAATCGCAGTTGATCAGGACGCAGCAGACCGCCGCGCATTTGGAAGCCCTGACGGGGCTGACCGCGCAGGTACTGCCGGGGCTCAACGAGATCAATGCCGGCATTTTCGAGGATCTACCGCAGATCAGCCCGGCGGGCCTGCTCTACCTGGTCGGACCGGTCGCGTGGACGCTCGGTCTTCCCATCGTGCCGATGCTGGCCCCGGGCTCCACCGACGTCAACGGAATCGTCTTCAACCGGGCCTTTACCGGCGCGGTTCAAACGATTTACGACGGTGCCTTGGCGAATCCGGTCGTGGCCGCGGACGGCAACATCACATCGGTGGCGTACTCAAGCGCATTCACGATCGGGGTCGGGACGATGATGAACGTCGACAACCCCAACCCGTTGCTGCTGCTCACCCACCCGCTGCCCAACACGGGCACCGCCGTGGTGCAGGGCAATCCCACGGGCGGCTGGACGCTGGTCAGTTGGGACGGGATACCCGTCGGGCCGGCGAATTTGCCGACCGCGCTCTTCGTCGACGTGCGCAACCTGATCACGGCGCCGCAATATGCGGCCTACGACATTTGGGAGTCGCTGTTCACCGGCGATCCGGCAACGGTCGTGAACGCGATTCGCGACGGTGTCGACCAGGTTGGCGCGGCGACGGTCCAATTCCCGTTCGCGGTGACCCAGGACTTGGTTGACGCGGTGCATGGCTCCAGCTTGGGGGCCTTCTCGACCGGGCTGCCCAGCCTGATCCCATGA
- a CDS encoding MBL fold metallo-hydrolase: protein MRSGLQLLPVTDRVWCFRQRSYVCCSYAVLDAAGVVLVDAGMTSDAAPVLNGLALLDRAPADVHTILLTHWHNDHAAGAARLKTLSGASVHYHERERPYFTRRTARGGLLGWLSGQVPERGPLVLFRGLLSAATSTAIAADVLVRDGDLVLGQFRVVATPGHTPGHVAYFHEPTGVLFAGDALAVVGGKLRFMARPVTLDLETARASMAALVELPVRYVCPGHRRPLTEGVDEQLRSLEKRMLKTAWPLLG from the coding sequence ATGCGATCGGGGCTCCAGCTGCTGCCGGTGACCGACCGCGTCTGGTGTTTCCGGCAGCGCAGCTACGTCTGCTGTTCGTATGCGGTCCTGGACGCCGCCGGCGTCGTGCTGGTCGATGCCGGCATGACGTCGGACGCGGCACCGGTGCTCAACGGGCTCGCGCTGCTGGATCGCGCGCCGGCGGACGTGCACACCATCCTGCTGACGCACTGGCACAACGACCATGCCGCGGGAGCGGCGCGGCTGAAGACGCTCTCGGGCGCATCGGTGCACTACCACGAACGCGAACGGCCCTACTTTACGAGACGGACCGCGCGCGGCGGCTTGCTCGGCTGGCTGTCCGGCCAAGTGCCAGAGCGCGGCCCGCTGGTGCTGTTCCGCGGGCTGCTGAGCGCCGCCACGTCGACGGCCATAGCGGCGGACGTGCTGGTGCGCGACGGCGACCTAGTGCTGGGGCAATTCCGGGTCGTGGCGACGCCGGGGCACACGCCGGGCCATGTGGCCTATTTCCACGAGCCCACTGGCGTGCTGTTCGCCGGGGACGCCCTCGCGGTCGTCGGCGGCAAGCTGCGCTTCATGGCGCGACCCGTCACCCTCGATCTCGAAACAGCGCGCGCTTCCATGGCCGCTCTCGTTGAGCTCCCCGTCCGGTATGTCTGCCCCGGCCACCGCAGGCCACTCACCGAGGGCGTCGACGAGCAGCTGCGGTCGCTTGAGAAGCGCATGCTCAAGACGGCGTGGCCGCTGCTGGGTTAG